Genomic segment of Kibdelosporangium phytohabitans:
TGCTGCAGTACCGCGCGTACAAGCAGGTCGCGGCGCTGTTCGCGGAGCTCGAAGCCACCGCGCTGCGGCGCTACCCGAGGTCGGTCGCGCTGGAGGACCGGTACACCTCGCTGCTGCCCGAGGTGATGCTCGGGGTGTCACCGGAGAAGTTCGCCGAGATAGCGGCGACGGTGTTCCGCCCGAAGCCACCGCCGACGGTGTCACTGGCCCACGTGCACATGCGCCAGGTCTCGGTCAAGGAAACCGCCGGGATCCTCCGGATCATGCTGGCGCAGGCGGGGACGCTGACCTTCGCCGAGCTGACCGCCGACTGCGCGGAGATCGTGGACAAGGTCGCCCGTTTCCTCGGCCTGCTCGAGCTGTACCGCGAAGCGGTGGTGTTGTTCGAACAGGACGAGCCGCTGAGCGAACTGCGCGTGAAATGGACCGGCGGCAGTGTCGAGGAGGCCAAGGCAGCGGCCGAGGCGGCCAAGACCTCCGCAGAGGAAGAGGAGTACGGGTGAGCACGCCCGAGCAGGACACGGCAGGCAAACCGGACCAGGACGCCCCTGCGCCCGAGGAGGCCGCGCCCCCGGCGGACACCGAGCCGACCGACCCGGCCCAACCCACCACCGGATCAGCCACCACCGAGGACGAAGCCGCCGTCGACGAACGGCCGGATGCCGCCGCCACTGACGGGGCCGAGTCCTCGTCTGCCGCTGCCGATGCGCAGCCGGATGCCGCTGATGACCAGGCCGGCCAGGAGCCCGTGGCCGACGCCGAACCATCCCCGGACGCGCCCGCCACGCTTCCCCTGGACATCCCCACCGGCCAGGCCGACGACTCGGACGAGGACGACTCGGACGGCGCCCCGTCCCGCTTTCCCAACCTCACCGAGGACGAAGCCCTCCACTCGGCGCTCGAAGCCCTGCTGCTCGTCGTCGACTCGCCCGCCGAAGTCGAAGACCTCGCCGACGCGCTCAGCCAGCCCGTGAAGCGCGTCCGCGCCGCTCTCAAGACCATGGCCGCCCAGTACCATGAGCAGAACCGGGGCATCGACCTGCGGGATGTGGGTGGCGGCTGGCGGTTCTACACCCGGGACAAGTACGCGCCGTTCGTCGAGAAGCTGCTGCACGACGGCCAGCGGGCCAAGCTGACCCGTGCCGCGCTCGAGTCGCTCGCGGTCATCGCGTACCGTCAGCCGGTCACGCGAGCGCGGGTTGCCGCCGTGCGTGGCGTTAACGTTGATGGTGTCATCCGTACCTTGCTTGTGCGTGGTCTCATCGAGGAGACCGGCACGGACAAGGACACGGGTGGCATCCTTTACCGGACTACCGAGCTGTTCCTGGAGCGGTTGGGCCTGTCCTCACTCGAGGACCTGCCGCCCATCGCCCCCCTGTTGCCCGAAGTGGATGCGATCGACGATGTCTGAAAGCCCGGAAGGTGTCCGGCTGCAGAAGGTGCTCTCCAAGGCCGGAGTCGCGAGCAGGCGCGCGGCCGAGGACCTGATCGCCGAGGGCCGGGTCAGTGTCGACGGCGAGGTCGTGCGCGAGTTCGGCCGCCGGGTCGACCCGCGCAACGCCGTGATCCACGTGGACGGTGTCCGCGTCGTGCTCAGCGAGGACCTGGTGTACCTCGCGTTCAACAAGCCCCTCGGTGTGCACACCACGATGACCGACGACCGCGGCCGCCCGTGCGTCGGCGACTACGTGCACAAGTACGAGCGCAACGCCAACGCTGGGCTCTTCCACGTCGGCCGCCTCGACGCCGACACCGAAGGCCTGCTCCTGCTGACCAACGACGGCGACCTCGGCCACCGGCTGACGCACCCGTCGTACGAGGTGCCCAAGACCTACGTGGCCGAGGTGCCGGGACCGATCGGCCGGGACCTCGGCAAGCAGCTCAAGGAAGGCGTGGAACTCGACGACGGCTGGGTGCGGGCGGACGCCTTCCGGCTCGTCGACTCGATGCCCGGCAAGGCGATGGTCGAGATCGTCCTGCACGAGGGCCGCAACCGGATCGTGCGGCGGATGCTCGACCGCGTCGGCCACCCCGTGGACCGGCTGGTGCGCACGGCGTTCGGTGACATCCGGCTCGGCAACCAGCGTCCCGGCACGATGCGGGCGTTGAACCGCAACGAGATCGGCGCCCTGTACTCCGCTGTGGGCCTGTGAACCGTCCGTACACGATCCTCAGCGCCGCGATGTCGGTCGACGGCTACATCGACGACGCGAGCGGCGAGCGGCTCGTCCTGTCCGGTGACGAGGACTGGGACCGGGTGGACGAGCTGCGCGCGAGCGTGGACGCGATCCTGGTGGGCGCCAACACGATCCGCAAGGACAACCCGCGCCTGCGGGTGCGGTCCGCGGAGCGCCGCGCGGACCGCGTGGCGCGTGGACTGCCCGAGAACCCGTTGCGTGTCAGCCTCACGGCGTCCGGTGGGCTCGGCAAGGACGCCGAGTTCTTCAGCGACGACAACTTCGTCGTGTACGGGCCACCGGCCGTCCCGCTGTCCATAGTGGTCGAAGACCTCGCCGGGCGTGGTGTGCGCAGGCTGATGGTCGAAGGTGGAAGCGCTGTGCACACAGCGTTTCTGACGCAGAACCTGGCCGACGAGGTGTGGCTCGCGGTCGCCCCGATCTTCGTCGGTGACAGCCGCGCACCTCGATTCGTCCAAGATGGACAGTTCGGCGCCGGTCGCATGGTGCTCGGTGACGTCCGGCGGGCTGGGGACGTGACCGTCATGCGGATGTTCCCGGACGCGGATCGGTACTGGCTGCGGGTGTGCGTCGAGGAGTCACGCAAATGCCCGCCGTCGGAGACCGCTTTCCCGGTCGGCGCGGTGATAGTCGGAGCCGACGGTACCGAGATCGCCCGCGGCTACTCCCGGGAGACCGATCCGACGGCGCACGCGGAGGAGGAGGCGCTGGCGAAAGTCACTCCCGGTGATCCCCGGCTGGCGACCGCGACCATCTACAGCTCGCTGGAACCGTGCAGCACGCGCAAGTCGCGCCCGCGCAGCTGTGCACAGTGGATCATCGGCGCGGGCATCCCGCGTGCGGTGTTCGGGTTGCGTGAGCCGAGCCGGTTCGTGGTCGGCAAAGGCTTCGAGATGCTCACCGCGGCGGGAGTGACCGTTGTGGAGCGACCAGACGTCGCGCCGGAAGTCAAGCAAGTCAGTACTTTGTATGGTTAGGAGTGCACAAGGTACTCGGACTGGATGACCCGGGATTTTCCGGTACTACTCCATTCGAGTGACAGCATGGTCTAGACCCTTGCTTCCTACGTGGTCTAAACCACATGGTTTTTGGCATCGCTCCGCTCCCTGCCGCTTTGAGGAGACTGATGTCCAAGCTTCGATGGCACCACGCCGCGGCCTTGGTGGCCACGTCGGCAGCGGTGGTGCTCGGCCTCGCCGTCGCGCCCGCAGCAGGCGCAGGCGGCGTCTCGGCCACGTTCAGCAAGGGTTCCGACTGGGGAACCGGGTACGAGGGCAAGTACACGATCAAGAACGGCGGCACCACCGCCCGTACATCGTGGACGATCGAGTTCGACCTGCCCGCCGGGCACAAGCTTTCCGGCCTCTGGGACGGCAGCTACACCGCCAGCGGCCAGCGCGTGACCGTGAAGAACACCTGGAACGGCAGCATCGCGCCGGGTGCGTCGGTCAGCTTCGGCTTCAACGTCGGCTACAGCGGCGCGTTCACCGCGCCGACCGGCTGCAAGCTCGACGGCGGCTCCTGTGACGCCACCGGGGAACCGCCGACCACCACACCGCCGACGACCCCTCCGACCACGACGCCGCCAACCACGAACCCGCCCGCGCCGGACGGCAAGATCAGCCTCGGCTACTTCGCGCAGTGGGGCGTCTACGGCCGCAACTACCACGTGAAGAACATCGTCACGAGCGGTTCGGCGTCCAAGCTCACGCACATCAACTACGCCTTCGGCAACGTGACCAACGGCCAGTGCGTGCTCGGCGACACCTACGCCGACTACGACCGCGCGTACACCGCCGCCGACAGCGTCGACGGCGTCGCGGACACCTGGGACACGGGCGCGCTGCGCGGCAGCTTCGGCCAGTTGCGCAAGCTGAAGAAGCAGTTCCCGCACATCAAGGTGCTGTTCTCGTTCGGCGGCTGGACCTGGTCCGGCGGCTTCGGCCAGGCCGCGCAGAACGCGGCCGCGTTCGCCGACTCGTGCTACAAGCTGGTCGAGGACCCGCGCTGGGCGGACGTGTTCGACGGCATCGACATCGACTGGGAGTACCCGAACGCGTGCGGCCTTACCTGTGACAGCAGCGGGTTCTCGTCGTTCAAGACCCTGTCGCAGGCCCTGCGCACCCGGTTCGGCCAGGACTACCTGGTGACCGCCGCGATCACGGCGGACGGCTCGAACGGCGGCAAGATCGACGCGGCCGACTACGGCGGCGCGGCGCAGTTCCTCAACTGGTACAACGTGATGACGTACGACTACTTCGGCGCGTTCAACGCCAAGGGCCCGACGGCGCCGCACTCGCCGCTGACGTCGTACGACGGAATCCCGCAGCAGGGCTTCAACTCCGACGCGGCGATCCAGAAGCTCAAGAGCAAGGGCGTGCCGGCGAGCAAACTGCTGCTCGGCATCGGCTTCTACGGCCGCGGCTGGACAGGCGTGACCCAGAGCGCGCCCGGCGGCTCGGCGACCGGCGCGGCCCCGGCGACCTACGAGGCGGGAATCGAGGACTACAAGGTCCTCAAGTCCAAGTGCCCCGTGACGGGAACAGTCGCCGGAACCGCGTACGCCCACTGCGGCAGCGAATGGTGGAGCTACGACACCCCCGCCACGATCGGCGGGAAGATGACGTACACCAAGAACCAGGGTCTCGGCGGAGCGTTCTTCTGGGAACTGTCCGGCGACACCACCAACGGTGAGCTCATCACGGCCCTGCGCGGCGGATTGAACTAGAAAGACTTGCGGCCCCGGGAGCTTGCCTGCGAACGAGCCTCCGGGGTCGCAACCCCACCACACAACGCCGCCTGGATCACGACGGCAGCGCGACCAGGATCTTCTGGATCGCCGCGGTCGCCGTGGTCTGGGCGGCGGTGCTCAGTTCGGTGGGGGATTCCTTGCCCTCACGGGTCTCCGCCAGGTCGATCGGTTTGATCACCTGGACCGCGAGCCCGTTGCTGGCGGCGAACGCATTCGCCTGCCCGTACGAAACACCAGTGCCGCACGTCGGTTTTCCGAAGTCCGGCGGCGGCACCAACAAGCCCTTCTCGTTCGTCTTCCAATCAGCGCCCGGCGCCGGGACCAGCACCGACTTGGTGATGACTGTCAAGGTCGAGCCGTCCATCACGACGGTGGTGGCGACGTCGCTGTGGCAGGTGTGGAGCTTGCCCTGCGGAGTCAGTACCTGGGTGACTTTGCGGGGCTGACAGGCCTGCGCGATCCGGGCCAGGTCGTCCAGCAAGGTGTCCGGCGCCGGATAGATCGCGTAGAAGATGTCCAGACGGCCGGCCGTCAACTGGGCGGGCGCTTTCAGGGCGACAGTTCTGCCACGTTCGCCGGATGTCCGCACGTGCGCGGTGCTCCGCAGCTCGCAAGGCGCGATGGGACTGGGCCCCACTTCGGTGAACGACTCGCCGACTGCCTCGCGGGCCACCGCGGAGATCCTGGCCAGATCGGGTCCGGGCGGTGGCGCCGGTGGTCGCGGTGCCTGCGTGCAAGCTGTCACCAGACCGAGCAGGTTGCCGAGCGCTGCGACGACGACCACGAACCGCCAGGGTGCGAGATGGTGCGACATGCCGCGCACGGTAGCCGCGCCGTCGTTGCGCACGGACCGTTTCCCGTACTGTTCGACCAGGTCAGGACGGTCGCGATCAATCCCCGTTCCGGCCCGGTCCGGGGCCGGGAAATCCCGGCGAGCCTGTCCCGCGGCCCCACTAAACTCCGCTGATGGCCGATCAGGATCCGCGGGCTGCTTTCGCCGAGGCACTCACCCGGCTCCGCCGTCGCGTGCCCGATGTGTCGGACGAAGACTTGGCCAGGCGCGCCAGCGCGCTACCCCTTCCCTCCGGCCGCCTGGTCGGCATCAACGCGCGGCGACTCGGTGAATGGCTGAACGGACAGGCGGTTCCACGTCAGTTCGACCCGATCATGGCTGTCGTCAGCGTGATCGAGAAAGCCGTCGGCGGACCGCCCGCTGCCAGCCAGTTGCAGCGCCTGTGGCGGGCCGCGCAGAAACAGCCCGCCCACCCGCGGCAAGCCATGGTCCTCGGCCGGCCACCCGGTGACGCCGCCGCGTTGCAGCACCGGCACCGACTCGCGACGGCGGTCGACGAAGCGATCGCGGACAGCGCGATCGAACGGATCCTGCTCACCGGGGCAGGCGGAGTGGGCAAGTCGCAGCTCGCGTCCGCGGCGTTCCACCGTGCCCGTGACACCGCGGCGGTGCTGCTCTGGGTGTCGGCGGCCACCCGGCAGTCGGTGTTGTCGGGCTATGCCCGTGCCTGGCGTGCCAGAGCGAACAGCACAGCCACCGGCGACACGGGCTGGGACGATGAAACGCAGGCGGACCTTTTCGTCGCGTGGTTGCGGGCGACCACGAACCGCTGGCTCATCGTGCTCGACGACGTCGACGACCCGGCGGAACTTTCCGGCCTGTGGCCCGTCGGCGCTGCGGGAACGTGCGTCATGACCAGCAGACGGCGGGACGCGGCACTGTTGCGCCCCGGGACCAAGGTGATCCCGGTCGGGATGTTCACACCGGACGAAGCCACCACCTACCTGTCCGAACGGCTTTCGCCCGCCGGTCGACCGTCCGCAGCGGATGTCGTGGCATTGGCGGACGCGTTGGGACACTTCCCACTCGCACTGGCACAAGCAGCGGCGTTCCTGATCGACACGGGCATGAGCGTGGCGTCCTACACGCGGTTGCTGGCCGACCAGAAGGAAAGCGTGGCGGATCTGCTGCCGTCTTCCTCGCCGGCCGACGAACACGGCGGCACGGTCGTGAGCACAGTGCAGCTCGCGTTGGAACGTGCGGAATCGCTTGCGCCTGCGGCACGTCCGATGCTCGAGCTGATCTCGGTGCTGGCAACGGAAGGTATCCCCGAGGCCGTCCTGTTCAGCCCGTCGGCGCGGCGGTGGCTCGGCGAGGAGCGGAATCGGTCGGCATTGCTGGGGTTGCGCGCGTTGCACCGGCTCAACCTGGTGACCCATGACGGCCATGTCGAGGTGCACGCCCTGGTTCAGCGGACCGTGCGTCAACTCGTCGCGGAAGAACGGCGGGACGCGCTCGCGGTGGCCGCCGCCGACGCGGTCGAGGAAGCGTGGGAGGTGCCAGAGAACCCCGCGGTGTTGTACCGCAACGCGGAGGTCCTGCACGGGATCGCCGGAACCAGGTTGTGGGACAACGGCATGCACCCGATGTTGCGGCGGCTCAGCCAGCACCTCGCGGCGACCGGTCGCGCGGACGCCGCGCGGCAAACCGCCACAGTGCTGCTCGGCCAAGCACGCGAACACCGGGATGTGTTGTTCCTCCGCGGCCAGATCGCAGCGGCCACAGGGGATCTCGGCAACCACGCGGAGGCGGCGCGTTCGTTGTGCGAGATCCACGCCGCCGCGCAGGAACGCCTCGGCCGCGCCGACATCGACACGCTGACTCTGCGCTGGCTCGAAGCGCACTACCGGTCCGAGTCCGGGATGTTCGAGTCCGCCGCCACGGACCTCGCCGCCTTCATCAGCGACGAACAGGACTCGCTCGGGAGCACGCATTCCCTCATTGTCGACGCGCGAGACGACTTGGCGCTGTGCCTGGGGCTCTCCGGCGACGTCGTGGGCGCGCGGGACACGTACGCGCGACTCGAACGGGAGTTGAGACGCGAACTGGGACCGCTGCACCCCACGACATTACGAGCGCTGAGCGGCCTGGGCCGTTGGATCGGTGAGGCAGGCGACGCTGACGCGGCCGTGGCGACGTACGACAAAGCAGTGCGCGACCTGGAGCAGGTTCTCGGCCGCCTGCACCACGAAACCCTCATCGCCCGGCACAATCTCGCGTACTGGCGCAGCCTCGCGGGCGACGTCGGATCGGCGATCGCCGAGTTCGCGACGGCCGCGCAGGACGCGCAGCTGGGTCTGGGCGCCGACCACCCCACCACGTTGACGTACCGCCTCAACTTGGCTTTCTGGCGGGGGATCGCCGGTGCGACCGACCGGGCGCTGGCGGAGCTCAACTCGCTGCGCGAGCCGGTGGTGACGGTCTTCGGCGCCGAGCACCCACGTACGCTGCGCTTCCGGCAGCAGTACGCGGACATCCTCTACCGATCCGGCGACAAGGCGGAAGCGGAGGCACAGATGAAGAGTCTGGTCGAGGAAATGGTGAAGGTGCAGGGCGCCAACAACCCCCGCACTCTGCAAGCTGCGGATCTGCTCAGCGAATGGATCGGCGCGCCGCCGGGTGCGTGAGCCCACCGCCACCCCCGTGAGGGAGTCCACCGTGAAACCCATGAGTGAGCCCACCATCAAACCCCGCCATCAGGGGATCCCTTGTTTTCACGTTATCGCGGGGGTCTGACAGTTTCGACTTCGACGCGGTCAGTCCTCGTGCAGCGCGGCGCTCAGCTCGTCCGCGTCCGGCAGCCCCAAATCCTTGTACAG
This window contains:
- a CDS encoding segregation and condensation protein A, with the protein product MDSESPPEPATPEPEPAQDAAVAEAPAQAPEAAPAGAPKFTVKLSNFEGPFDLLLQLISQHEMDVTEVALHRVTDDFIAYIRAMGKDFDLDETTEFLVVAATLLDLKAARLLPAGDVEDEDDLALLEARDLLFARLLQYRAYKQVAALFAELEATALRRYPRSVALEDRYTSLLPEVMLGVSPEKFAEIAATVFRPKPPPTVSLAHVHMRQVSVKETAGILRIMLAQAGTLTFAELTADCAEIVDKVARFLGLLELYREAVVLFEQDEPLSELRVKWTGGSVEEAKAAAEAAKTSAEEEEYG
- the scpB gene encoding SMC-Scp complex subunit ScpB, which produces MSTPEQDTAGKPDQDAPAPEEAAPPADTEPTDPAQPTTGSATTEDEAAVDERPDAAATDGAESSSAAADAQPDAADDQAGQEPVADAEPSPDAPATLPLDIPTGQADDSDEDDSDGAPSRFPNLTEDEALHSALEALLLVVDSPAEVEDLADALSQPVKRVRAALKTMAAQYHEQNRGIDLRDVGGGWRFYTRDKYAPFVEKLLHDGQRAKLTRAALESLAVIAYRQPVTRARVAAVRGVNVDGVIRTLLVRGLIEETGTDKDTGGILYRTTELFLERLGLSSLEDLPPIAPLLPEVDAIDDV
- a CDS encoding pseudouridine synthase, whose translation is MSESPEGVRLQKVLSKAGVASRRAAEDLIAEGRVSVDGEVVREFGRRVDPRNAVIHVDGVRVVLSEDLVYLAFNKPLGVHTTMTDDRGRPCVGDYVHKYERNANAGLFHVGRLDADTEGLLLLTNDGDLGHRLTHPSYEVPKTYVAEVPGPIGRDLGKQLKEGVELDDGWVRADAFRLVDSMPGKAMVEIVLHEGRNRIVRRMLDRVGHPVDRLVRTAFGDIRLGNQRPGTMRALNRNEIGALYSAVGL
- a CDS encoding dihydrofolate reductase family protein produces the protein MNRPYTILSAAMSVDGYIDDASGERLVLSGDEDWDRVDELRASVDAILVGANTIRKDNPRLRVRSAERRADRVARGLPENPLRVSLTASGGLGKDAEFFSDDNFVVYGPPAVPLSIVVEDLAGRGVRRLMVEGGSAVHTAFLTQNLADEVWLAVAPIFVGDSRAPRFVQDGQFGAGRMVLGDVRRAGDVTVMRMFPDADRYWLRVCVEESRKCPPSETAFPVGAVIVGADGTEIARGYSRETDPTAHAEEEALAKVTPGDPRLATATIYSSLEPCSTRKSRPRSCAQWIIGAGIPRAVFGLREPSRFVVGKGFEMLTAAGVTVVERPDVAPEVKQVSTLYG
- a CDS encoding glycosyl hydrolase family 18 protein produces the protein MSKLRWHHAAALVATSAAVVLGLAVAPAAGAGGVSATFSKGSDWGTGYEGKYTIKNGGTTARTSWTIEFDLPAGHKLSGLWDGSYTASGQRVTVKNTWNGSIAPGASVSFGFNVGYSGAFTAPTGCKLDGGSCDATGEPPTTTPPTTPPTTTPPTTNPPAPDGKISLGYFAQWGVYGRNYHVKNIVTSGSASKLTHINYAFGNVTNGQCVLGDTYADYDRAYTAADSVDGVADTWDTGALRGSFGQLRKLKKQFPHIKVLFSFGGWTWSGGFGQAAQNAAAFADSCYKLVEDPRWADVFDGIDIDWEYPNACGLTCDSSGFSSFKTLSQALRTRFGQDYLVTAAITADGSNGGKIDAADYGGAAQFLNWYNVMTYDYFGAFNAKGPTAPHSPLTSYDGIPQQGFNSDAAIQKLKSKGVPASKLLLGIGFYGRGWTGVTQSAPGGSATGAAPATYEAGIEDYKVLKSKCPVTGTVAGTAYAHCGSEWWSYDTPATIGGKMTYTKNQGLGGAFFWELSGDTTNGELITALRGGLN
- a CDS encoding tetratricopeptide repeat protein, yielding MADQDPRAAFAEALTRLRRRVPDVSDEDLARRASALPLPSGRLVGINARRLGEWLNGQAVPRQFDPIMAVVSVIEKAVGGPPAASQLQRLWRAAQKQPAHPRQAMVLGRPPGDAAALQHRHRLATAVDEAIADSAIERILLTGAGGVGKSQLASAAFHRARDTAAVLLWVSAATRQSVLSGYARAWRARANSTATGDTGWDDETQADLFVAWLRATTNRWLIVLDDVDDPAELSGLWPVGAAGTCVMTSRRRDAALLRPGTKVIPVGMFTPDEATTYLSERLSPAGRPSAADVVALADALGHFPLALAQAAAFLIDTGMSVASYTRLLADQKESVADLLPSSSPADEHGGTVVSTVQLALERAESLAPAARPMLELISVLATEGIPEAVLFSPSARRWLGEERNRSALLGLRALHRLNLVTHDGHVEVHALVQRTVRQLVAEERRDALAVAAADAVEEAWEVPENPAVLYRNAEVLHGIAGTRLWDNGMHPMLRRLSQHLAATGRADAARQTATVLLGQAREHRDVLFLRGQIAAATGDLGNHAEAARSLCEIHAAAQERLGRADIDTLTLRWLEAHYRSESGMFESAATDLAAFISDEQDSLGSTHSLIVDARDDLALCLGLSGDVVGARDTYARLERELRRELGPLHPTTLRALSGLGRWIGEAGDADAAVATYDKAVRDLEQVLGRLHHETLIARHNLAYWRSLAGDVGSAIAEFATAAQDAQLGLGADHPTTLTYRLNLAFWRGIAGATDRALAELNSLREPVVTVFGAEHPRTLRFRQQYADILYRSGDKAEAEAQMKSLVEEMVKVQGANNPRTLQAADLLSEWIGAPPGA